One genomic region from Dethiosulfovibrio russensis encodes:
- a CDS encoding formate--tetrahydrofolate ligase: MAFLSDIEIAQQAKMKPITEVAAQLGIEEDDLEHYGKYKAKVSYDLWNRIKDEEDGKLILVTAITPTPAGEGKTTTSVGLAQALAKLGKKTTLALRE, translated from the coding sequence ATGGCATTTCTCTCGGACATCGAGATAGCTCAGCAGGCTAAGATGAAACCCATAACGGAGGTGGCCGCCCAACTCGGCATAGAGGAGGACGACCTGGAGCACTACGGCAAGTACAAGGCCAAGGTGTCCTACGATCTGTGGAACCGTATCAAGGACGAGGAGGACGGCAAGCTCATCCTGGTGACGGCCATCACCCCCACCCCGGCGGGAGAGGGAAAGACCACCACGTCGGTAGGTCTCGCCCAGGCCCTGGCCAAACTGGGAAAGAAGACCACTCTGGCCCTCAGAGAA